A genomic segment from bacterium encodes:
- a CDS encoding NAD(P)-dependent oxidoreductase: MKTLIVESEDYSLKALALYKKLGQVYFCTSVEALKKQGPKFLADILVVRLKYAIDRFWIDKMPNLKIIATPTTGLNHIDIGYSKSKGIEIISLRGHTGFLRNITSTAELAFGLMISLVRNINPAFENIKKESQWDRMSFRGYQLSGKILGIIGYGRLGKIMARYGKALGMKIVAYDPYVKPARGVDFVSLEKLLKISDVVSLHALLTEKNHSFLKLKHFRLMKPTAYFINTARAELIEKQALYKALSQKMIAGSAIDVMDNELSDGAHLKQDFLWKYAKAHDNLIITPHIGGATFEAMHITEDFIAKEVEKFVKSGKLR, translated from the coding sequence ATGAAAACTTTAATTGTTGAGTCAGAGGATTATTCTCTAAAAGCCCTTGCTTTGTATAAAAAATTGGGGCAGGTTTATTTTTGTACTTCAGTTGAAGCCTTAAAAAAACAAGGGCCAAAGTTCTTGGCTGATATACTTGTGGTCAGATTAAAATATGCCATAGATAGATTCTGGATTGATAAGATGCCCAATCTTAAAATAATTGCAACTCCAACGACTGGTCTAAACCATATAGATATAGGTTACTCTAAATCAAAAGGAATTGAAATTATTAGTTTAAGGGGACATACTGGTTTTTTAAGAAATATTACTTCTACCGCTGAATTAGCTTTTGGTTTAATGATATCTTTAGTAAGAAACATAAACCCTGCATTTGAAAATATTAAAAAAGAAAGTCAGTGGGATAGAATGAGTTTTCGTGGTTATCAACTTTCTGGAAAGATATTGGGAATTATTGGGTACGGTCGGCTTGGAAAAATTATGGCTCGATATGGCAAAGCTCTTGGCATGAAAATAGTGGCTTATGATCCTTATGTGAAGCCTGCAAGAGGTGTTGATTTTGTTAGTTTAGAAAAATTGCTAAAAATTTCCGATGTTGTTTCTCTCCACGCGCTTTTGACAGAAAAAAATCATAGTTTCCTAAAATTGAAGCATTTTAGATTGATGAAACCCACGGCTTATTTTATCAATACTGCACGGGCAGAGTTAATAGAAAAGCAGGCTTTGTATAAGGCTCTGTCCCAAAAAATGATAGCCGGATCGGCCATAGATGTTATGGATAACGAATTATCCGATGGCGCCCATCTCAAGCAGGATTTTTTGTGGAAGTATGCCAAGGCACACGACAATTTAATAATAACTCCGCATATAGGCGGAGCTACTTTTGAGGCTATGCATATAACTGAAGATTTTATAGCTAAAGAGGTTGAAAAGTTCGTCAAGTCTGGGAAACTAAGATAA
- a CDS encoding N-acetylneuraminate synthase family protein, translating into MGFKIENLKHANNSVFVVAEIGKGFIQTEADQTPEVYLANAKELVRLAKEAGADAVKFQTHTVDDEQANINVVAPHFNGADRYSWVKRNTSATPVWFWQELKKYCDELGIIFFSTPMSRGAARLLNEEVGVDLWKVGSGDILDFVMLDYLASTGKPIIISAGMSTLAEVDLAVKFLKDKGADFSLLHCVSKYPCPPEELQLQTINFFKERYNVPIGFSDHSIGMDSALAAVALGAKIIEKHFSLNRDLWGSDHKVAMTPEELKLMVSEIRNIESNPNKKEEYLNKEIVKEGMGKTIKVLQEGEVKFRPFFRKTLVALTDIPAGIEIKQEMLGAMRPQLHLDGLPSEKYENILGKKASQAITKNQPISLEMIV; encoded by the coding sequence ATGGGGTTTAAAATAGAAAATTTAAAACACGCAAATAACTCCGTTTTTGTCGTAGCCGAAATCGGCAAAGGTTTTATACAGACCGAAGCCGATCAAACGCCAGAGGTTTATTTAGCTAATGCTAAAGAGCTGGTTCGTTTGGCCAAAGAAGCTGGTGCTGATGCTGTTAAGTTTCAAACTCACACCGTAGACGATGAGCAGGCCAATATAAATGTTGTGGCTCCTCATTTTAACGGAGCAGACAGATATAGTTGGGTTAAGAGAAATACCAGTGCTACGCCAGTTTGGTTTTGGCAGGAACTAAAAAAGTATTGCGATGAGCTTGGTATTATTTTTTTCTCTACACCAATGAGTCGCGGTGCGGCTAGGCTTTTAAACGAAGAAGTTGGCGTAGATTTATGGAAAGTAGGTTCGGGCGATATTTTGGATTTTGTAATGCTAGATTATCTGGCTTCAACCGGAAAGCCGATTATAATCTCGGCGGGCATGAGCACATTGGCAGAGGTGGATCTGGCTGTTAAATTTTTAAAAGATAAGGGCGCGGATTTTTCTTTGTTGCATTGTGTTTCTAAATATCCCTGCCCACCCGAAGAACTTCAGCTGCAAACGATTAACTTTTTTAAGGAAAGATATAATGTGCCCATAGGTTTTTCCGATCATTCTATCGGTATGGATTCGGCTTTAGCGGCTGTAGCTCTGGGCGCCAAAATAATAGAAAAACATTTTTCTTTAAATCGCGATTTATGGGGTTCGGATCATAAAGTGGCTATGACACCAGAAGAACTTAAGCTTATGGTTTCAGAGATAAGAAACATAGAATCAAATCCAAATAAAAAAGAAGAATATCTTAACAAGGAAATTGTAAAAGAGGGGATGGGTAAAACCATAAAAGTTTTACAAGAAGGCGAAGTTAAGTTTAGGCCGTTTTTTAGAAAAACGTTGGTAGCTTTAACAGATATACCAGCAGGCATAGAGATCAAACAAGAAATGTTGGGAGCTATGCGCCCACAATTGCATTTGGACGGCTTGCCTTCCGAAAAATATGAAAATATTCTTGGTAAAAAAGCTTCTCAAGCTATAACTAAGAACCAACCGATTTCTCTAGAAATGATAGTTTGA
- the neuC gene encoding UDP-N-acetylglucosamine 2-epimerase, whose amino-acid sequence MNPKRKILVPIFNRAHYGRLRPVLNAIKNHPNLDLKIIVGVPAAYGYFLKNIINSRPRSWFLALPWYMLARIRSFLGKKYVFKNDFLARNLLADGFELEAYVPIFFDGGKSETMAKTAGFGLEKLTDEIRKIKPDVVFVNADRFEMMAVAMVASYLNIPIAHNEGGDMSGTIDESVRHAITKLAHIHFTSTESSRNRVIQMGENPEKVFNVGSPAIDAIANVDFKIRPDVFSKLDISKPYLLILAHPVTTISSEENFKFAQNLISAIKEISIPKIILGSNIDAGSDALGGVIKNWLEKEKPNNVFFTKTLHPDDFYKYLKYTACAVGNSSSFIREGAYFGTPVVLLGSRQNNRERGDNILEVIDNQKDSLRQAILTQINRGKFPVSNIFGGGDSALKIVDVFATVDLDIQKVFHEIFISPVA is encoded by the coding sequence ATGAATCCTAAAAGAAAAATTTTAGTTCCAATATTTAACCGAGCCCACTATGGTCGGTTGCGTCCGGTTCTTAATGCTATAAAAAATCATCCAAACTTAGATTTAAAGATAATAGTAGGTGTACCCGCGGCTTATGGTTATTTTTTAAAAAATATAATAAATAGCCGTCCCAGATCTTGGTTTTTAGCTTTGCCTTGGTATATGTTAGCGCGAATAAGATCTTTCTTGGGTAAAAAATATGTTTTTAAAAATGATTTTTTAGCCAGAAATCTTTTAGCAGATGGTTTTGAGTTAGAAGCATATGTGCCAATTTTTTTTGACGGCGGTAAATCGGAAACAATGGCTAAAACCGCAGGGTTTGGACTAGAAAAACTAACCGATGAAATTAGAAAAATAAAACCCGATGTGGTTTTCGTTAATGCCGACAGATTTGAAATGATGGCTGTGGCCATGGTCGCTTCCTATCTAAACATTCCCATAGCCCACAATGAAGGCGGTGATATGAGTGGCACTATAGATGAAAGCGTAAGACATGCTATAACCAAGCTGGCGCATATTCATTTCACTTCTACAGAATCTAGCAGAAATAGAGTTATACAAATGGGTGAAAATCCAGAGAAAGTTTTTAACGTGGGTTCTCCGGCCATAGATGCTATTGCTAATGTGGATTTTAAAATTAGGCCGGATGTCTTTTCTAAACTGGATATATCAAAACCCTATCTTTTAATCTTAGCTCATCCCGTTACTACAATTTCTTCGGAAGAAAATTTTAAATTTGCTCAAAATTTAATCTCTGCTATAAAAGAAATATCAATACCCAAAATTATTTTAGGTTCTAATATTGATGCCGGTTCAGACGCCTTAGGTGGTGTTATTAAAAATTGGTTAGAAAAAGAAAAGCCCAATAATGTTTTTTTTACAAAAACATTACACCCCGATGATTTTTATAAGTATTTAAAATATACAGCCTGTGCCGTAGGCAATTCTTCCAGCTTTATTCGTGAAGGGGCCTATTTTGGTACCCCGGTGGTTTTACTGGGTTCCAGACAAAACAACAGAGAAAGGGGAGATAATATTTTAGAAGTCATTGATAACCAAAAAGATTCTTTAAGACAAGCAATTTTGACTCAAATTAACCGAGGGAAGTTTCCTGTTAGTAATATTTTTGGCGGGGGCGACTCGGCTCTTAAAATAGTCGATGTTTTTGCCACAGTTGATTTGGATATTCAAAAAGTTTTTCACGAGATTTTTATTTCTCCAGTAGCTTAA